A DNA window from bacterium contains the following coding sequences:
- a CDS encoding NHLP bacteriocin system secretion protein: MPTSPLKPPAPRATLATDDQLDELLQVVSPKGWIAVLCLTVVTALIVLWAIFGTIPVTVMGSGILTRPHKVMGIQSVGSGKLRELRLSPGSTVQVSDVVAVLDLPELGRQLAEQEAKLALLDAQSAQNLALQARHNEQEERAIAEQERNYRRLITQAKALDATLKARYEDRKHLYHLKALTVDAMLEAEQSYRTNHDRIPDWEAQLRQLALRRDTMAQQYADLRTAKSLQRRDLTATIAVLKEQMANQGLVRSRCTGRVLEVSTMVGQVITAGTRLATVAVEDKDQPMVALLYFPIRDGKKVLPGQHVQTTPDTVKRDRFGGITGTVLTVSPFPVTKQAMASTLGSEDWAVALSNGTPQIEVTAQLDVDPHTRSGYHWSASEGPQIPQTPGTTITSRVTVETLSPIQLAISLMRQASAIY, translated from the coding sequence ATGCCGACTTCGCCGCTCAAACCGCCCGCACCGCGCGCCACCCTCGCCACCGACGACCAGCTCGACGAGCTGTTGCAGGTGGTGAGCCCCAAGGGCTGGATCGCCGTGCTGTGCTTGACGGTCGTCACCGCCCTGATCGTCTTGTGGGCCATCTTCGGGACCATCCCCGTCACCGTCATGGGCTCGGGGATCCTGACCCGGCCCCACAAGGTGATGGGCATCCAGTCCGTGGGATCCGGCAAGCTGCGTGAGCTTCGGCTCTCGCCGGGCAGCACGGTCCAGGTCTCCGACGTGGTCGCGGTGCTCGACCTGCCCGAGCTTGGCCGCCAGCTGGCCGAGCAAGAGGCGAAGCTCGCCCTCCTGGACGCGCAGAGCGCGCAGAACCTCGCGCTCCAGGCTCGGCACAACGAGCAGGAAGAGCGGGCGATCGCCGAGCAGGAGCGCAATTACCGGCGCCTGATAACCCAGGCCAAGGCCCTGGACGCCACCCTCAAGGCCCGTTACGAGGACCGCAAGCACCTCTACCACCTCAAGGCCCTGACCGTCGATGCGATGCTCGAGGCCGAGCAGAGCTACCGCACCAACCACGACCGGATTCCGGACTGGGAGGCCCAGCTGCGGCAGCTCGCACTGCGCCGCGACACCATGGCGCAGCAGTACGCCGACTTGCGCACCGCCAAAAGCCTCCAGCGCCGCGATCTGACGGCTACGATCGCCGTGCTCAAGGAGCAGATGGCGAACCAGGGCCTGGTCCGCAGCCGCTGCACCGGTCGCGTGCTCGAAGTCTCGACCATGGTGGGCCAGGTGATCACCGCCGGCACCCGCCTGGCCACGGTGGCGGTCGAGGACAAGGACCAGCCCATGGTCGCCTTGCTCTATTTCCCGATCCGCGACGGCAAGAAGGTCCTGCCGGGCCAGCACGTCCAGACCACCCCCGACACCGTCAAGCGCGATCGCTTCGGCGGCATCACGGGCACGGTGCTCACCGTCTCGCCCTTCCCGGTGACCAAGCAGGCCATGGCGAGCACCCTGGGCAGCGAAGACTGGGCGGTGGCCCTCTCCAACGGCACCCCCCAGATCGAGGTCACCGCCCAGCTCGACGTGGACCCTCACACGCGCAGCGGCTACCACTGGTCGGCTTCCGAGGGGCCGCAGATTCCCCAGACGCCGGGTACCACCATCACGAGCCGCGTGACGGTCGAAACCCTCAGCCCGATTCAGCTCGCCATCTCGCTGATGAGGCAGGCCAGTGCGATTTACTAG
- a CDS encoding cyclic nucleotide-binding domain-containing protein: protein MRKVLFILGELTEQDLDWLVTRGSPQTAVRGRAIIVQGQPIDSMFIILDGSFAVVAGAHEDKPLAVVGSGEIVGEMSLVDQGPPSATVRAREDSRVLAIARADLEEKLRTDIGFNARFHRALALFLADRLRNTFRTMGQGSAFSLREDVLEDHEVDPAVLDKVAIAGLRFETMLRRLIPD from the coding sequence TTGCGCAAGGTTCTCTTCATCCTCGGCGAGCTGACCGAGCAGGATCTGGATTGGCTGGTGACCCGCGGCTCGCCGCAGACCGCCGTCCGGGGTCGCGCCATCATCGTTCAGGGACAACCGATCGACTCGATGTTCATCATCCTGGATGGCTCGTTTGCCGTCGTGGCGGGTGCGCACGAGGACAAGCCGCTCGCGGTCGTGGGCTCGGGCGAGATCGTGGGCGAGATGTCGCTGGTGGACCAGGGCCCGCCCTCGGCCACGGTGCGTGCGCGAGAGGATAGCCGGGTGCTTGCGATCGCCCGGGCCGACCTCGAAGAGAAGCTGCGGACCGACATCGGCTTCAACGCGCGCTTTCACCGAGCGCTCGCGCTCTTTCTCGCCGACCGCCTGCGCAACACCTTCCGAACCATGGGGCAGGGGAGCGCTTTCTCGCTTCGCGAGGATGTCCTCGAGGACCACGAGGTGGACCCCGCCGTGCTCGACAAGGTGGCGATCGCGGGCCTGCGCTTCGAAACCATGCTCCGCCGCCTGATTCCGGACTAG
- a CDS encoding hydrolase, whose translation MFFGIQSIDRQTLLNNTIGLAKAAKVFKVPTILTTVAAESFSGALMPELQAVFPNQKPIDRTSMNAWEDSNLRTAVEKTNRKKLVFAALWTEVCLVFPVISALEAGYEVYVITDACGATTAMAHDMAMQRVIQAGAVPMTWLQFMCELQRDWARTETYDAVLNVAEEHAGAYGIGIQYAKAMFGGKEGAKKR comes from the coding sequence ATGTTCTTCGGGATCCAATCCATCGATCGCCAGACCCTTCTGAACAACACGATCGGCCTCGCCAAGGCCGCCAAGGTCTTCAAGGTCCCGACCATCCTGACCACCGTGGCCGCCGAATCCTTCAGTGGGGCCCTCATGCCCGAGTTGCAGGCCGTCTTCCCCAACCAGAAGCCCATCGACCGCACCAGCATGAACGCCTGGGAGGACTCGAACCTCCGCACGGCCGTCGAGAAGACCAATCGCAAGAAGCTGGTGTTCGCAGCGCTCTGGACCGAGGTCTGCCTCGTTTTCCCGGTCATCAGCGCCCTGGAAGCCGGCTACGAGGTCTATGTCATCACCGATGCCTGTGGCGCGACGACCGCCATGGCCCACGACATGGCCATGCAGCGCGTCATCCAGGCGGGGGCGGTTCCCATGACCTGGCTGCAGTTCATGTGCGAGCTGCAGCGCGACTGGGCCCGCACCGAAACCTACGACGCCGTGCTCAACGTGGCTGAGGAGCACGCCGGTGCCTACGGCATCGGGATCCAGTACGCCAAGGCCATGTTCGGTGGAAAAGAAGGCGCCAAGAAGCGCTAG
- a CDS encoding amidohydrolase — translation MATTILLNGKIATMGKRAPFVSALALKDGRVLAAGEAQDALAHQEAGSRVIDLGGRTVVPGLNDSHLHIIREGLNYNLELRWDGVPSLAIALDMLRRQAERTPPGQWVRVVGGWSAYQFEERRLPTLDEINEALPDTPAFILHLYDRAFINRAGLCALGLDKQTPDMPGGTFERDAEGNPTGLVLATPAATILYATLAKIPKLTPEQQRNSTRQFLRELNRFGITSAIDAGGGAQNYPDDYAVCRELAREGLLTVRIAYYLFAQNAQHEFEDFSRWVDMTHPGQNDDMFKPNGFVTEGGGENLVWAAADFENFVQPRPELPPTMEAELTRVMRLLVSKRWPFRIHATYDESIGRDLDVFEAINKEIPFNGLRWFIDHAETVSARNLARIKALGGGIAIQNRMAFQGEDFIARYGKEAASHAPPIQAMREMGIPLGAGTDATRVASYNPWLSLHWLVTGKTLGGTELYPASNRLDRMEALRLYTEGSAWFSHEEEVKGRLEPGCFADLCVLTEDYFTVSEDAIKGIESVLTLVAGEVVHAAGPFAAYAPEPLPVMPEWSPVAVFGGYYAADRTRRPGPVTMLGEQEMPQASRPKADD, via the coding sequence ATGGCGACCACGATTCTGCTCAACGGCAAGATTGCCACCATGGGCAAGCGGGCCCCGTTCGTCTCGGCCCTGGCCCTGAAAGATGGCCGGGTGCTCGCGGCAGGCGAGGCCCAGGACGCGCTGGCGCACCAAGAGGCCGGCTCGCGCGTCATCGACCTGGGGGGCAGGACCGTGGTGCCAGGCCTCAACGACTCGCACCTGCACATCATCCGCGAAGGCCTGAACTACAACCTGGAGCTTCGCTGGGACGGCGTCCCCTCGCTTGCGATCGCCCTCGACATGCTCCGGCGCCAGGCAGAGCGGACACCGCCCGGCCAGTGGGTCCGAGTGGTGGGCGGCTGGTCCGCCTACCAGTTCGAGGAGCGGCGCCTGCCGACCCTCGACGAGATCAACGAGGCGCTGCCCGACACCCCCGCCTTCATCCTGCACCTCTACGACCGGGCCTTCATCAACCGGGCGGGCCTCTGCGCCCTCGGGCTCGACAAACAGACCCCCGACATGCCGGGCGGAACGTTCGAGCGCGACGCCGAAGGCAATCCGACCGGCCTCGTGCTCGCCACACCGGCCGCCACCATCCTCTACGCCACCCTCGCCAAGATCCCCAAGCTGACGCCTGAGCAGCAGCGCAACTCCACCCGGCAGTTCCTGCGCGAGCTCAACCGCTTCGGCATCACCAGCGCGATCGACGCGGGCGGTGGAGCCCAGAACTACCCTGACGACTACGCGGTCTGCCGCGAGCTCGCCCGCGAAGGGCTGCTCACCGTGCGGATCGCCTACTACCTCTTCGCCCAGAACGCCCAGCACGAGTTCGAGGACTTCTCGCGCTGGGTGGATATGACGCACCCGGGCCAGAACGACGACATGTTCAAGCCCAACGGCTTCGTCACCGAGGGCGGCGGCGAGAACCTCGTCTGGGCGGCCGCGGACTTCGAGAACTTCGTCCAGCCCCGCCCCGAGCTACCCCCGACCATGGAGGCGGAGCTTACGCGCGTGATGCGGCTGCTGGTCTCCAAGCGCTGGCCTTTCCGGATCCATGCGACCTACGACGAGTCGATCGGGCGTGACCTGGACGTGTTCGAGGCCATCAACAAAGAGATTCCCTTCAACGGCCTGCGCTGGTTCATCGACCACGCCGAGACGGTGTCGGCGCGCAACCTGGCGCGCATCAAGGCGCTGGGCGGCGGGATCGCCATCCAGAACCGGATGGCCTTCCAGGGCGAGGACTTCATCGCCCGCTACGGCAAAGAGGCCGCCTCGCACGCCCCGCCCATCCAGGCCATGCGCGAAATGGGGATCCCCCTGGGGGCGGGCACGGATGCCACCCGTGTCGCCAGCTACAACCCATGGCTCTCGCTGCACTGGCTCGTGACCGGCAAGACACTGGGCGGGACCGAACTGTACCCGGCAAGCAACCGCCTGGATCGCATGGAGGCGCTCAGGCTCTACACCGAGGGCAGCGCCTGGTTCTCCCACGAGGAGGAGGTGAAGGGACGGCTCGAACCCGGCTGCTTCGCGGACCTCTGTGTCCTCACCGAGGACTACTTCACGGTGAGCGAGGACGCCATCAAGGGGATCGAGTCCGTCCTCACCCTGGTGGCCGGCGAGGTCGTGCACGCGGCGGGTCCCTTCGCAGCCTACGCCCCGGAGCCCCTGCCGGTCATGCCCGAGTGGTCGCCCGTTGCCGTCTTCGGCGGGTACTACGCGGCCGATCGCACCCGGCGACCGGGCCCGGTGACCATGCTCGGCGAACAAGAGATGCCCCAAGCGTCGCGCCCCAAGGCGGACGATTGA
- a CDS encoding WHG domain-containing protein has product MAPRAGLDEAVVMRAAAELVDEEGFEGLSLSRLAERLGVRSPSLYKHVAGLEAVQRGVALLALRAIARRMAEAAVGKAGPDAMMAIAEAYRAYAKEHPGLYAATLRAPEPGDREWDEASDQLLGIIIRVLEPFALGEEGTLHAIRGLRSLVHGFASLESSGGFGMPLDIDESFRRLMTSFLAGLRAERT; this is encoded by the coding sequence ATGGCTCCTAGGGCAGGCTTGGACGAGGCGGTCGTGATGCGCGCGGCCGCCGAGCTGGTGGATGAAGAGGGGTTCGAAGGGCTGAGCCTTTCGCGCCTGGCCGAGCGGCTTGGCGTTCGTTCCCCTTCGCTCTACAAGCATGTCGCGGGGCTAGAGGCCGTGCAAAGAGGGGTTGCCCTCTTGGCCTTGCGGGCGATCGCCCGGCGCATGGCCGAGGCCGCCGTCGGCAAGGCCGGGCCTGACGCCATGATGGCGATCGCCGAGGCCTATCGCGCCTACGCCAAGGAGCACCCCGGCCTCTATGCTGCGACCCTGCGCGCGCCCGAACCCGGCGATCGCGAGTGGGACGAGGCCAGCGACCAGCTCCTCGGGATCATCATCCGCGTGCTGGAGCCCTTCGCCCTGGGCGAGGAGGGTACGCTGCATGCCATCCGGGGCCTGCGCAGCCTGGTGCACGGCTTCGCCTCGCTCGAGTCGAGCGGCGGCTTCGGCATGCCGCTCGACATCGACGAGAGCTTCCGGCGCCTCATGACGAGCTTCCTGGCAGGGCTGCGCGCCGAGCGAACCTGA
- a CDS encoding alpha/beta hydrolase: MAWRSFGGALLAGALALNAGSFSAASAQQGEKGRTMATHFLTTSEGRIAYEDVGTGPVVLCVPGLGDLRGEYRYLAPGLVEAGYRVVSMDVRGHGESSVSWPDYSLAGIGKDIVALARHLDAGPVTVVGTSMAAGAAVWAAAEAPDRIGKLVLVGPVVRDGGPLWKSQVLSWPFIGPWGPSLWGMFYTTLYPTRKPADFDAYLHALRTNLGEPGRLAAMRGMIASSKSAAEERLAKVQAPSLIVMGTKDPDFSEPAVEAKRVADALKSSYVMIEGAGHYPHAEMPEVTTPHLVNFLRKGRTEGPHGS, encoded by the coding sequence ATGGCATGGCGTTCATTCGGTGGTGCGCTCTTGGCGGGGGCCTTGGCCCTCAATGCCGGGTCGTTTTCGGCGGCCTCGGCGCAGCAGGGCGAGAAAGGCAGGACGATGGCGACTCACTTCTTGACGACGAGCGAAGGGCGAATTGCCTACGAGGACGTCGGGACGGGGCCGGTGGTGCTCTGCGTCCCCGGTCTCGGCGATCTGCGAGGCGAGTATCGGTACCTGGCGCCCGGCCTGGTGGAGGCGGGCTACCGGGTCGTGTCGATGGACGTGCGCGGCCACGGCGAGTCGAGCGTCTCTTGGCCTGATTACTCGCTTGCGGGCATCGGCAAGGACATCGTGGCCCTGGCGCGCCACCTGGATGCTGGCCCCGTGACGGTGGTCGGGACCTCGATGGCCGCGGGGGCCGCTGTCTGGGCCGCGGCCGAGGCCCCTGATCGCATCGGGAAGCTCGTCCTGGTCGGGCCCGTCGTGCGGGACGGGGGACCGCTCTGGAAGTCGCAGGTCCTCTCCTGGCCTTTCATCGGGCCCTGGGGCCCGTCGCTGTGGGGGATGTTCTACACGACCCTGTACCCCACCCGCAAGCCGGCTGATTTCGATGCTTACCTCCACGCGCTTCGCACCAACCTGGGTGAGCCTGGGCGCCTTGCAGCCATGCGCGGCATGATCGCAAGCTCCAAGTCCGCGGCCGAAGAGCGCCTCGCCAAGGTCCAGGCCCCGAGCCTGATCGTGATGGGCACCAAGGATCCGGACTTCTCCGAGCCGGCCGTCGAGGCCAAGCGCGTGGCCGATGCCCTGAAAAGTTCGTACGTGATGATCGAGGGAGCCGGTCACTATCCCCACGCCGAGATGCCGGAGGTCACGACCCCGCACCTCGTGAACTTCTTGCGCAAGGGGCGCACGGAGGGGCCCCATGGCTCCTAG
- a CDS encoding DUF3788 family protein translates to MNKQPESSFRGNPPKREQLAELLKDHLAQWNEVRETVVEIGATWKWAFSEASNTWTYRSYLPGDRFFASLTPKEDGFEVSTNLKADEWSAITPASPEDAALLESLRAKALASGDDPAWLHVAVTGKQTLPLLAQILVVRARRPQKPRLKAGKKRR, encoded by the coding sequence ATGAACAAGCAACCTGAGTCCTCGTTCCGAGGCAATCCCCCCAAACGCGAACAGCTCGCCGAGCTCCTCAAGGACCACCTGGCCCAGTGGAACGAAGTGCGCGAGACCGTCGTCGAGATCGGCGCCACCTGGAAGTGGGCCTTCTCGGAGGCGAGCAATACCTGGACGTACCGCTCCTACCTGCCGGGCGATCGCTTCTTCGCCTCGCTCACCCCCAAGGAAGACGGCTTCGAGGTCAGCACCAACCTCAAGGCAGACGAGTGGTCGGCCATCACCCCGGCGTCTCCCGAGGACGCGGCGCTGCTCGAAAGCCTGCGGGCCAAGGCCCTCGCCTCCGGCGACGACCCGGCCTGGCTCCACGTGGCCGTGACCGGCAAGCAGACCCTGCCGCTGCTCGCGCAGATCCTGGTGGTCCGCGCCCGTCGTCCCCAGAAGCCCCGCCTCAAGGCCGGCAAGAAGCGGCGTTAG
- a CDS encoding cytochrome P450 has protein sequence MSLFPPAEELLSPHAFYRVRRHERPVAYDEAMQAWAVYRYPEVKTVLMDHQAFSSQRLASQEAEGFRESLISMDPPRHRQLRGLISKAFTPRAINDMVPRIEALTRELLDAIEEGGRLELVNDLAHPLPVIVIAEMLGVPPADRPQYKRWADELLSGTTNLLERREEALERGRRVQAEMDAYFQAIIEERRKRPREDLISHLLSAELEGERLSEEGVLSFCALLLLAGHITTVNLITNGMLCLLDHPDQMRHLRTHPEDMMSAIEEMLRYRSPVQWTARAATRDMELGGETIKEGQMVLAFIGSANRDEAVFKEPDRFDVRRDPNPHLSFGHGIHYCIGAPLARLEGAIAMRAMLARLGAIRRDPEAPAALRHIEGGLLHGVAELPLCFEPVRS, from the coding sequence ATGTCGCTTTTTCCTCCGGCTGAGGAGCTACTCAGCCCCCACGCCTTCTACCGGGTCCGCCGCCACGAGCGCCCCGTCGCCTACGACGAGGCCATGCAGGCCTGGGCCGTCTACCGCTATCCCGAGGTGAAGACGGTCCTCATGGACCATCAGGCTTTCAGCTCGCAGCGTCTTGCTTCCCAGGAGGCGGAGGGCTTTCGCGAGAGCCTCATCTCCATGGACCCGCCGCGCCACCGGCAGTTGCGTGGCCTCATCTCCAAGGCCTTCACCCCTCGGGCCATCAACGACATGGTCCCGCGCATCGAGGCCCTGACCCGCGAGCTGCTGGATGCAATCGAGGAAGGGGGCCGACTGGAGCTGGTGAACGACCTCGCGCATCCTCTGCCGGTCATCGTGATCGCCGAGATGCTGGGGGTGCCGCCTGCGGATCGCCCTCAGTACAAGCGCTGGGCGGATGAGCTGCTCTCGGGGACCACGAACCTCCTCGAGCGCCGGGAGGAGGCCCTCGAACGGGGGCGGCGGGTGCAGGCGGAGATGGACGCCTACTTCCAGGCAATCATCGAGGAGCGCCGCAAGAGGCCGCGCGAGGACCTCATCAGTCACTTGCTGTCGGCCGAGCTCGAAGGCGAGCGCCTTTCGGAGGAGGGAGTCCTGAGCTTCTGCGCGCTCTTGCTCCTGGCGGGCCACATCACCACCGTGAACCTCATCACTAACGGGATGCTGTGCCTGCTGGACCATCCCGACCAGATGCGGCACCTGCGCACGCACCCAGAGGACATGATGAGCGCCATCGAGGAGATGCTGCGTTATCGCTCGCCGGTGCAGTGGACGGCGCGCGCCGCCACCCGGGATATGGAGCTTGGCGGCGAGACGATCAAGGAGGGCCAGATGGTCCTCGCCTTCATCGGCTCGGCCAACCGGGACGAGGCCGTCTTCAAGGAACCCGACCGCTTCGACGTGCGGCGCGACCCGAACCCGCACCTCTCCTTCGGGCACGGGATTCACTACTGCATCGGGGCCCCCTTGGCACGCCTGGAAGGGGCGATCGCCATGCGGGCCATGCTCGCGCGGCTCGGGGCGATCCGCCGGGATCCCGAGGCGCCGGCGGCCCTGCGCCACATCGAGGGGGGCCTGCTTCACGGGGTAGCCGAGCTGCCGCTTTGCTTCGAGCCGGTGCGATCCTGA